One genomic window of Methanosarcina acetivorans C2A includes the following:
- a CDS encoding class I SAM-dependent methyltransferase, whose product MMESGKLDLDRTKEGVKKYWDYGSKFYDTAPGLGGNEESQIWKKLLSSSIGPDLKNILDVGSGTGIIAMYLAELGYGVTAVDFSEGMMDIARKKALEKGAKIRFMEGDIENLSFEDETFDCVTARYVLWTLPHPEKALKEWVRVVKPGGRIVIIDGKWVTRGLLPRISAMNYHIYRFIKYGKNPFTYDYRKEVSVGLPNPHGVEKKQIMEYVSKAGLTDIVVTDLKIIRDIQRKKLPWYLKYANDHPIFMVRGTVAKKG is encoded by the coding sequence ATGATGGAGTCAGGAAAGCTTGACCTTGACAGAACCAAGGAAGGAGTAAAAAAATACTGGGATTACGGAAGCAAGTTTTATGATACGGCACCAGGTCTCGGGGGAAACGAGGAAAGCCAGATATGGAAAAAGTTATTATCATCCTCGATCGGCCCGGACCTCAAAAACATTCTGGACGTTGGCAGCGGTACCGGAATAATCGCCATGTACCTGGCAGAGCTGGGCTATGGAGTGACGGCTGTCGACTTTAGTGAAGGAATGATGGATATCGCCCGGAAAAAGGCATTAGAAAAGGGAGCGAAGATCCGGTTCATGGAAGGAGATATCGAGAACCTTAGCTTCGAGGATGAAACTTTTGACTGTGTCACAGCCCGGTATGTGCTCTGGACGCTGCCTCATCCGGAGAAGGCGCTCAAGGAATGGGTAAGGGTTGTAAAGCCTGGCGGTAGGATTGTCATCATTGACGGCAAGTGGGTTACAAGGGGTTTACTGCCCCGTATATCTGCAATGAATTATCATATTTATCGATTTATAAAATACGGAAAAAATCCCTTCACCTACGATTATAGGAAGGAGGTAAGTGTCGGTCTCCCCAATCCTCATGGGGTTGAAAAAAAGCAGATTATGGAATATGTATCTAAAGCAGGCTTAACCGATATCGTCGTTACCGATTTGAAGATAATTAGGGATATTCAGCGAAAGAAACTACCCTGGTATTTGAAATATGCTAATGATCATCCGATTTTTATGGTTCGGGGTACCGTTGCTAAAAAAGGATAA
- a CDS encoding class I SAM-dependent methyltransferase: protein MAINENKIKEEITKRWDYSSQHYDTYHGHGIKSDEEAAAWTALFRQVIPGEKLNVLDVGCGTGEMSRILAEMGHKVTGIDLSEKMLTVAKSKASGSIEFRRGDAENPPFDEGKFDAVVTRHVLWTLPNPEKALKSWRNVLKSGGRVVVLDGIWDNGSFETRMRRKIGNLMIHIVEKNDISKDSYTAEMNSMLPNAKGVSLDKAREYMEKTGFKDVRSLGLDKLVKIQKKHMPFRYKISYKYEYYAIYGLK from the coding sequence ATGGCAATTAATGAAAACAAGATAAAGGAAGAGATCACGAAGCGGTGGGACTACTCGTCTCAACACTACGATACATATCACGGTCACGGGATAAAGAGCGATGAAGAGGCAGCAGCCTGGACCGCTCTTTTCAGACAGGTAATCCCCGGGGAAAAGCTAAATGTTCTGGATGTCGGCTGCGGCACGGGCGAGATGAGCAGGATACTGGCAGAGATGGGGCATAAGGTGACGGGTATAGACCTGTCCGAGAAAATGCTCACGGTAGCAAAGTCGAAGGCTTCCGGTAGTATCGAGTTTCGGAGAGGCGACGCAGAAAATCCCCCCTTCGATGAAGGAAAGTTCGATGCAGTCGTGACCAGGCACGTGCTCTGGACGCTGCCGAATCCGGAAAAAGCCCTTAAAAGCTGGCGGAATGTGCTGAAGTCCGGAGGAAGAGTAGTCGTTCTGGATGGGATATGGGATAATGGCAGTTTTGAGACGCGTATGAGGAGAAAAATAGGCAACCTTATGATACATATTGTTGAAAAGAATGATATCTCTAAAGACAGTTATACTGCGGAAATGAACTCCATGCTGCCCAACGCAAAAGGAGTATCGTTAGATAAGGCTCGGGAATATATGGAAAAAACCGGGTTCAAAGACGTACGGTCGCTTGGACTGGACAAACTGGTGAAAATCCAGAAAAAGCATATGCCGTTCAGGTATAAGATATCCTACAAGTATGAGTATTACGCGATCTATGGCCTGAAATGA
- a CDS encoding ABC transporter substrate-binding protein, translating into MNKNNSILIVIALIILLVAGVFIIPVSPDKSTENNTITVTDLAGRTVSLKVPAERVVLGSSRDLHEFAAVEGENFSNKIVGWGPDLRKSDKDTYDKFGEKYPEIKNIPEVGYYGSQDFSIEKVVSLKPDLVIFPMFDYDRAKDDLSKFEQAGIPVVFTDFYQDTLENSTKSITLLGKLLGKEKRAKEITDFYDEQTDIVYSRLSKINKTKPKVYIESGWKGASEYGRTYSSLGWGPIVDKAGGDNIARNFTSESATVAPEFLIDADPDIIIITGSNWVTTPDSVKLGYYANQDSSKDLLKAYLQRPGWDSLQAVENQEVYSIFHTYDSRIYSFAGLQILAKWFYPEEFSDVDPEAGIKEFHARFMPIDYSGTWMLDLT; encoded by the coding sequence GTGAATAAAAATAATTCAATTTTAATTGTTATAGCTTTAATTATTTTATTAGTTGCCGGTGTATTCATAATACCCGTCTCTCCTGATAAATCGACAGAAAATAATACAATAACAGTAACAGATTTGGCGGGAAGAACGGTGTCCCTTAAAGTACCAGCCGAAAGAGTAGTTCTCGGGAGTTCAAGAGATCTCCATGAATTTGCTGCTGTCGAAGGAGAAAACTTTTCTAATAAAATAGTTGGCTGGGGCCCGGATCTTAGAAAATCTGATAAGGACACTTATGACAAGTTTGGAGAAAAGTACCCGGAAATCAAGAACATACCTGAAGTTGGATACTATGGGAGTCAAGACTTCAGTATCGAAAAGGTTGTTTCACTAAAACCCGATCTTGTCATATTCCCCATGTTTGATTATGATCGGGCAAAAGACGATTTGAGCAAATTTGAACAGGCTGGAATACCTGTGGTTTTTACTGATTTTTATCAGGATACGCTTGAAAACTCAACTAAGAGTATCACGCTGCTGGGTAAACTACTCGGTAAGGAAAAACGGGCTAAGGAAATCACAGATTTTTACGATGAACAGACAGACATTGTGTATTCGAGACTTTCCAAAATCAATAAAACCAAGCCCAAGGTATATATTGAAAGCGGTTGGAAGGGTGCTTCTGAATACGGCAGGACCTACAGCAGTTTAGGTTGGGGCCCAATTGTGGATAAAGCCGGCGGTGATAATATTGCCAGGAATTTTACTTCCGAGTCGGCGACCGTAGCTCCCGAGTTCTTGATTGATGCCGATCCGGACATTATCATCATTACCGGTTCTAATTGGGTGACTACGCCGGATTCCGTAAAATTAGGATACTATGCCAACCAGGACTCATCCAAGGATCTCCTTAAGGCATATCTACAGCGCCCCGGCTGGGACTCCCTGCAGGCCGTAGAAAATCAAGAAGTGTACAGCATCTTTCACACCTACGACAGCAGGATTTACAGCTTTGCCGGCCTCCAGATACTTGCAAAGTGGTTCTATCCCGAAGAGTTCAGTGATGTTGATCCGGAAGCCGGAATAAAGGAATTCCATGCGAGGTTCATGCCCATTGATTACAGTGGAACCTGGATGCTGGACCTGACGTGA
- a CDS encoding class I SAM-dependent methyltransferase — protein sequence MGSAEFWSNAALEYNKKTIYDFDNEKTNRAWREVLVDILGQKENMRVLDAGSGTGFLSMLLATMGHSVVGVERAPNMLKIASENAVNRGLHVDFVLGDVYNLQMIEQDSFDALLSRYLVWTLESPEKAFREWLRVLKPGGRLIIIDANWYPNLSRSPFLKMWRKMSWLLDFVTEGKKLRGRGEGDVAFYNLPFSRVERPEEDVRLLELCGYRVLEIKPNIRPQINDLLDYLKTGYWGPIFVIIAEKSCEEEKTHSA from the coding sequence ATGGGTAGTGCCGAATTTTGGAGCAATGCTGCATTGGAATATAATAAAAAAACAATATATGACTTTGACAATGAAAAGACCAATCGAGCTTGGCGGGAAGTTCTTGTGGATATCCTGGGTCAGAAAGAGAATATGAGGGTGTTGGATGCCGGCTCTGGAACGGGTTTTTTGTCCATGTTACTGGCAACAATGGGCCACAGTGTCGTCGGGGTGGAACGGGCACCTAACATGTTAAAAATTGCCTCAGAAAATGCGGTTAACAGGGGGTTGCATGTAGATTTCGTGTTGGGTGACGTTTATAATCTCCAGATGATAGAGCAGGACAGCTTCGATGCTCTACTTTCCCGTTATCTGGTGTGGACTCTGGAAAGTCCTGAAAAAGCCTTTAGAGAATGGTTACGGGTGTTAAAGCCCGGAGGCAGGCTGATAATTATTGATGCAAACTGGTACCCTAATTTAAGTCGTTCTCCCTTTTTAAAAATGTGGCGTAAAATGTCTTGGTTGCTGGATTTTGTGACCGAAGGTAAAAAATTGAGGGGGCGCGGAGAGGGAGATGTGGCTTTTTACAACCTGCCCTTTAGTAGGGTAGAACGACCGGAGGAGGATGTAAGGCTGTTGGAGTTATGCGGCTATAGAGTATTGGAAATAAAACCCAATATTCGCCCGCAGATCAATGACTTACTTGATTACCTTAAAACGGGTTATTGGGGACCCATATTCGTAATTATTGCGGAAAAGTCCTGTGAAGAGGAGAAAACTCATTCTGCATAA
- a CDS encoding iron ABC transporter substrate-binding protein yields the protein MKIITCFGRNVTIPENIDRVVCSGGGCLRYLVYLQAQNYVVGVDSIEKEKREIEGRPYVLANPQLKDYPLIGEFRGEDDPEKMIAVGPQVILKTITPGSVSVTSAADADKLQDETGIPVVMFPYGSLKNQKDRVEMNNSLRVMGEVVDKQERAEEVIAYIDATMHDLQNRTVGILESERKVVYVGGVSSRAAAYGIISTEPAYPPFLWVNANNVAAGIGADHAHIAMEALLDWDPEYLFVDMSTIQRCDGGAIGELKNDAALTGLSAIKNNKVYGVIPYNYYSINFESVLANAYFVGKVLYPALFEDINPEAKANEIYTFFVGKPVFSELNGQYGNLVFKQIPLCDGDIMECILPTEQFRKIT from the coding sequence ATGAAAATCATCACTTGTTTCGGAAGAAATGTCACAATACCTGAGAATATCGATAGGGTAGTCTGCTCGGGAGGAGGGTGCCTTCGCTACCTGGTATACCTGCAGGCCCAGAACTATGTAGTAGGGGTTGACAGTATTGAAAAGGAAAAAAGAGAAATTGAGGGCCGTCCCTACGTCCTTGCAAACCCGCAGCTCAAAGATTATCCTCTTATTGGCGAATTCAGGGGCGAGGATGACCCTGAAAAAATGATTGCCGTTGGCCCGCAGGTAATCTTGAAAACCATCACACCCGGTTCTGTATCTGTGACCAGTGCGGCTGATGCTGACAAGCTTCAGGATGAAACCGGCATCCCGGTTGTTATGTTCCCGTATGGATCTTTGAAGAATCAAAAAGACAGAGTTGAAATGAATAACTCCCTCAGAGTAATGGGCGAGGTCGTAGACAAACAGGAGAGGGCAGAAGAAGTAATTGCTTATATCGACGCTACGATGCATGACCTCCAAAACAGGACAGTGGGCATTCTTGAATCCGAAAGAAAGGTTGTTTATGTAGGAGGAGTGAGCAGTAGAGCGGCGGCTTATGGGATAATCTCTACCGAGCCGGCTTACCCTCCATTCCTGTGGGTGAATGCAAACAACGTTGCAGCCGGAATAGGTGCAGACCATGCGCATATTGCTATGGAAGCTCTCTTAGATTGGGACCCGGAGTATCTGTTTGTCGATATGAGTACAATCCAGCGGTGCGATGGAGGAGCCATAGGAGAACTCAAAAATGATGCGGCTCTCACAGGGCTTTCAGCAATAAAGAATAACAAGGTCTATGGAGTGATTCCTTACAACTATTACAGCATCAACTTTGAATCGGTGCTTGCAAACGCTTATTTTGTAGGAAAAGTACTTTATCCGGCCCTTTTTGAAGATATCAACCCGGAAGCCAAAGCCAATGAAATTTATACTTTCTTCGTTGGCAAACCGGTATTTTCCGAACTGAACGGACAGTACGGAAACTTGGTATTCAAGCAAATACCACTGTGTGATGGGGATATAATGGAGTGCATTTTGCCGACGGAGCAGTTCCGGAAGATTACCTGA
- a CDS encoding DUF2683 family protein, giving the protein MVQAMINIDEITNRVLNIIKATYGLKDKSAAIMHMAAEYEKEIMEPALRPEFIEKA; this is encoded by the coding sequence GTGGTTCAAGCAATGATCAACATTGATGAAATAACAAACCGGGTCCTTAATATCATAAAAGCTACGTACGGCTTGAAAGACAAAAGCGCTGCAATTATGCATATGGCAGCAGAATATGAAAAAGAAATTATGGAACCTGCACTCAGGCCTGAGTTTATTGAAAAGGCTTAG